One Candidatus Kinetoplastibacterium oncopeltii TCC290E genomic region harbors:
- the yihA gene encoding ribosome biogenesis GTP-binding protein YihA/YsxC → MSILHNIYFHSSAKTLDTLPKDGLPEVCFVGRSNVGKSTAINKITNKKKLAFSSKTPGRTRLINMFNIVEQKYDKTIGYLVDLPGYGYANLSNQEKIDFEDNLPKYVQYRKSLVGIILLIDMRRGITSLDNDFLHLVTSKPIIIMLTKADKLSYTERVISKKITIEKLMEFKNVTNIVEFSATKKIGISDASDIIKKLIIK, encoded by the coding sequence GTGTCTATACTACATAATATATATTTCCATTCTTCTGCTAAAACACTCGATACCTTACCAAAAGATGGACTACCTGAAGTCTGTTTCGTAGGAAGATCCAATGTTGGTAAATCTACAGCAATCAATAAAATAACAAATAAAAAAAAGTTAGCTTTTTCGAGCAAAACACCTGGGCGTACTCGTCTTATAAATATGTTCAACATTGTTGAACAAAAATATGATAAAACTATTGGATACTTAGTTGATCTTCCTGGATATGGTTATGCAAATCTATCAAACCAGGAAAAAATTGATTTTGAGGACAATTTACCTAAATACGTTCAATACAGAAAATCATTGGTAGGAATAATACTATTAATAGACATGCGTAGGGGCATTACATCATTAGACAATGATTTTCTTCATTTGGTAACTTCAAAACCTATAATAATAATGCTTACCAAAGCTGATAAGCTGAGCTATACAGAACGTGTTATAAGTAAAAAAATAACTATTGAAAAGTTAATGGAATTTAAAAATGTTACAAACATAGTAGAATTTTCTGCTACTAAAAAAATAGGAATATCAGATGCGTCTGATATTATAAAGAAATTAATTATAAAATAG
- the lysA gene encoding diaminopimelate decarboxylase, translating to MKNHNFKFKNNLLFVENISVNSIVEKLETPLYIYSKKAMKEAWDSYYQAIKNRNCLICYGMKANSNLAVLKEFSKLGSGFDIVSGGELERVLAIKADPKKIVFSGVGKQSWEIEKAIKAGIKCFNVESEAELQNISKIAKKVGIVAPISLRVNPDVDANTHPYISTGLKENKFGVSINTAYDCYQTAIKLPNLEIVGIDCHIGSQLTEIKPFIDSLEKIILLINKINASGIQIKHIDIGGGIGIQYKEESCISPKELVDKVFDKLEDNNLGHLQVILEPGRSLIGNAGILVTKIQYLKESEDRNFAIVDAAMNDIIRPALYHSYHEIVTVVERDGIKKEYDVVGPICESSDWLAKNRYLNELQEGELLAIESVGAYCMTMASNYNTRGRAAEVMVDESDYYIIKRRETIDDLLRLESTIS from the coding sequence ATGAAGAATCATAACTTTAAATTCAAAAATAATCTTTTGTTCGTAGAAAATATTTCTGTGAACTCTATTGTAGAAAAACTAGAAACACCACTATATATTTATTCTAAAAAAGCTATGAAGGAAGCTTGGGATAGTTATTATCAAGCAATCAAAAATAGAAATTGTTTAATATGTTATGGAATGAAAGCAAATTCTAATTTAGCTGTTTTAAAAGAGTTTTCAAAACTTGGTTCTGGTTTCGACATAGTCTCAGGTGGAGAATTAGAAAGGGTACTTGCTATTAAAGCAGATCCTAAAAAAATTGTTTTTTCTGGTGTGGGTAAACAATCATGGGAAATAGAGAAAGCAATAAAGGCTGGGATTAAATGCTTCAATGTTGAATCTGAAGCAGAACTTCAAAATATATCAAAGATAGCAAAAAAAGTTGGTATTGTAGCACCCATATCTTTAAGAGTAAATCCGGACGTAGATGCTAATACTCATCCATACATATCTACTGGATTAAAAGAAAATAAATTCGGAGTATCAATCAATACAGCTTATGATTGCTATCAAACAGCAATTAAACTTCCAAATCTAGAGATAGTTGGTATAGATTGCCACATAGGATCGCAGCTTACTGAAATTAAACCTTTCATAGATTCTTTAGAAAAAATTATATTACTGATTAATAAAATTAATGCTTCTGGAATACAGATAAAACATATTGATATAGGTGGTGGGATAGGTATCCAATACAAGGAAGAGTCTTGTATATCACCTAAAGAACTTGTCGATAAAGTTTTTGATAAATTAGAAGATAACAATTTAGGACATCTACAAGTTATCCTTGAGCCTGGTAGATCTTTGATAGGCAACGCTGGTATATTAGTAACAAAAATACAATATCTAAAAGAATCTGAAGATCGTAATTTCGCTATAGTAGATGCAGCAATGAATGATATTATAAGACCAGCACTATATCATTCGTATCATGAGATTGTTACTGTAGTAGAGAGAGATGGGATAAAAAAAGAGTACGATGTTGTTGGTCCTATATGTGAAAGTTCTGATTGGTTAGCTAAGAATAGATACCTTAATGAATTGCAAGAGGGTGAACTTTTAGCGATTGAGTCGGTTGGAGCATACTGCATGACTATGGCAAGTAATTATAATACTAGAGGACGAGCAGCAGAAGTAATGGTTGATGAATCAGATTACTATATAATCAAAAGGCGAGAAACAATAGATGATTTATTGAGATTAGAATCAACCATATCTTAA